A region of the Wenzhouxiangella sp. XN24 genome:
TGCGGGCGGCGGATCCATTTTCGCGTAGGCCTCCGCCAGGACCAGCAGTCCCGCCGTCCCCGAAGCATTGTCCACCGCGCCGTTGTAAATCTCCGCCCCATCACGGCCGAGGTGGTCCCAGTGGGCGGTGAACAGCACGACCTCCTCCGGCCGTTCGCTGCCCGGTATCACGGCGACGATGTTGTAGGAGTCGGACTCGGCCAGGCGGCTCTGCACGCGCGCGGTCGCGCGCAACTCGCCGAGCGCGCGGGCCCGGAAGCCGGGGCGTTGAGCGGCGGCTTTCAAGGTGTCGAAATCCTCCCCGGCCGCGGCGCAGAGGCGCCGTGCCGTCGCAGCGCTCAGCCAGCCCTCCACGGTTGCCATGGCTTCGTCCCGGTTCGCTCCACGCAGGCCGCGGCGTTTCGTGGCGCCCTGTGCAATGACCTCCCAGCCATAGCTGGCCGGCTCATCCTCGTGGACCACGAGCACCGCCGCTGCGCCCTGTCGCGCCGCCTCCTCGAACTTGTAAGTCCATCGGCCGTAGTAGGTCATGGCCCGCCCGGTGAACAGTGCCGGATCCCCGGTCGCAAAGCCCGGGTCGTTGACCAGCACGACCACCGTCTTGCCGCGCACATCCAGGCCCGCATAGTCGTTCCAGCCATACTCCGGCGCCACGATGCCGTAGCCGGCGAACACGAGCGGGCTGTCCTGCACTGTCACTTCCTCGCGCAACAGCCCGGTCGAGGCAATCATATCCACGCCGAATTCGAGATCCGCCTGGAAATCCGGGCCCGCCACCGACAGCGTCGGCGCCGGGTCGAAGGTCCAGGACACCAGCGGCACTGCCTGCCGGTAACTGTCACCGTAGGCCGGCTGCGC
Encoded here:
- a CDS encoding M28 family metallopeptidase; this translates as MKQHTPRRQPATRRRRAFVSSSAGFLLSLAGTIVVAATPTEPDPSFTDAALHRHIGALASDAFGGRFPGTPGEVLTLDYLEKGFAAAGAQPAYGDSYRQAVPLVSWTFDPAPTLSVAGPDFQADLEFGVDMIASTGLLREEVTVQDSPLVFAGYGIVAPEYGWNDYAGLDVRGKTVVVLVNDPGFATGDPALFTGRAMTYYGRWTYKFEEAARQGAAAVLVVHEDEPASYGWEVIAQGATKRRGLRGANRDEAMATVEGWLSAATARRLCAAAGEDFDTLKAAAQRPGFRARALGELRATARVQSRLAESDSYNIVAVIPGSERPEEVVLFTAHWDHLGRDGAEIYNGAVDNASGTAGLLVLAEAYAKMDPPPARSIAFVAVTAEEQGLLGSAHYAAQPAFPLENTVAVINIDGLNYIGPTRDISVVGYGASELDEFVDQAAAKQGRKVLPDQRPEAGSYYRSDHFNLAKRGVPALYPRMGLDLLDGGTARGKALSQAYNDERYHKPADEYSPTQDWRGGALDLLLYFDIGRALAMSSDWPNWTPGNEFRAIRDIQRPAD